A portion of the Gemmatimonadota bacterium genome contains these proteins:
- a CDS encoding 3'(2'),5'-bisphosphate nucleotidase — translation MGYDREREVAVEAVREAARLCVDVRKSLVGAMEKEDRSPVTVADFGSQALVCRRLKSVFPNDPIVAEEDASVLRGGEQTAMRKTVCEFVRAYAQADEGTICDWIDAGNGDVAERFWTLDPIDGTKGFLRGDQYAVALALVDCGEVKVAALACPALPVDMEEMEGDCGVLFVAVRGEGTRAMSLAGRDGVDVRIDDPAWRFAESVESSHCDFDAQQAVARAVGIVSPSLRMDSQVKYGAVARGDAALYLRLPSPESPGYRENIWDHAAGALIVEEAGGQVSDMFGRPLDFASADQMEDNRGVVVSAREIHARVIDALRDM, via the coding sequence ATGGGATATGATCGGGAGCGTGAGGTCGCTGTTGAGGCTGTGCGCGAGGCGGCGCGGCTTTGTGTGGATGTGCGAAAATCACTTGTTGGAGCGATGGAGAAGGAGGATCGCAGTCCGGTGACGGTTGCGGATTTTGGCTCGCAGGCGCTTGTGTGCAGACGATTAAAGTCGGTTTTTCCCAATGATCCGATTGTGGCAGAGGAAGATGCGTCGGTGCTTCGGGGTGGAGAGCAAACGGCGATGCGGAAGACTGTGTGCGAGTTTGTTCGGGCGTATGCACAGGCGGATGAGGGTACAATTTGCGATTGGATTGATGCGGGTAATGGGGATGTTGCAGAGCGTTTCTGGACGCTTGATCCCATTGATGGTACAAAGGGTTTTTTGCGCGGGGATCAATACGCGGTGGCGCTGGCGCTCGTCGATTGCGGTGAGGTGAAGGTTGCCGCGCTGGCGTGTCCGGCTCTGCCCGTGGATATGGAGGAGATGGAGGGCGATTGTGGGGTGTTATTTGTGGCGGTGCGAGGAGAGGGTACGCGGGCGATGTCTCTTGCAGGTAGGGATGGTGTTGATGTTCGCATTGATGACCCTGCATGGCGGTTTGCGGAGAGCGTGGAGTCATCACACTGCGATTTCGATGCACAGCAAGCAGTGGCTCGTGCGGTTGGGATTGTTTCGCCGTCGCTCAGGATGGATAGTCAGGTGAAATACGGTGCGGTGGCACGCGGCGATGCGGCGTTGTATTTGAGGCTGCCGTCGCCAGAATCTCCGGGTTATCGGGAGAATATCTGGGATCACGCTGCGGGTGCTCTGATTGTCGAGGAAGCCGGTGGACAGGTGAGCGATATGTTTGGCAGGCCGCTGGATTTTGCTTCTGCTGATCAGATGGAGGACAATCGCGGGGTGGTGGTGAGTGCCCGCGAGATTCACGCGCGGGTGATTGACGCGCTTCGGGATATGTGA
- a CDS encoding TlpA disulfide reductase family protein, giving the protein MPGWQAFYQEYGEQVEVVVIAQDAQGAEVARPWVEKASGTYRALLDQHNAVGKAYNVKFVPVGIFVDEEGRLVRSVGSVNIDKETLREELVEWITSGAIPGAWRDGDKGAKPRALTADEQEADAKFQRAIALLKQGKREGAIAELKRAYVLDPKNWLIRKQLWAIENPGMFYDGKVDYRWQKEQMAREDEELKK; this is encoded by the coding sequence TTGCCTGGATGGCAAGCGTTTTATCAGGAGTACGGTGAACAGGTTGAGGTGGTGGTTATTGCTCAGGATGCTCAGGGTGCCGAGGTTGCCAGACCCTGGGTTGAAAAGGCCAGCGGTACATATCGCGCATTGCTGGATCAGCACAATGCGGTTGGCAAGGCGTATAATGTCAAATTTGTTCCGGTTGGAATTTTTGTGGATGAAGAAGGGCGACTTGTTCGCAGTGTTGGTAGCGTTAATATTGACAAGGAGACGCTGCGCGAAGAATTGGTTGAGTGGATAACATCGGGGGCTATTCCTGGCGCATGGCGCGATGGGGATAAGGGTGCGAAACCTCGCGCGCTGACTGCGGATGAGCAGGAGGCCGATGCGAAATTTCAGCGCGCTATCGCGTTGCTCAAACAGGGGAAGCGGGAAGGCGCGATTGCAGAGTTAAAGCGCGCGTATGTTCTGGATCCCAAAAATTGGTTGATCCGAAAGCAGTTGTGGGCGATAGAGAACCCCGGGATGTTTTACGATGGCAAGGTGGATTATCGCTGGCAAAAGGAACAGATGGCGAGAGAAGATGAGGAATTGAAAAAATGA
- a CDS encoding M14 family metallocarboxypeptidase — translation MGQRDYDAVVKRVEAVSGVEVYELGEVEGLPVLRVSAGRGDVPVVYINGGTHGDEPAGVEAALAFLEGGWERWAGKVRFEVIPCLCPWSYVHNARLNAQEVDVNWAFLRDDVPEIEILKGFVEGRVFAGVIDLHEDWESSGFYLYEMFGVRESLGRAMVARVAQVCPINENAEIEGEVAVNGVIHPNMDVSRRKYGEGIPIALYQRGHTGHLVTSESPTAQPMDVRVAAHLAAIEVMVEANARDF, via the coding sequence ATGGGTCAACGGGATTACGATGCTGTTGTTAAGCGCGTGGAAGCGGTGTCTGGTGTTGAGGTGTATGAGTTGGGGGAGGTTGAAGGTTTGCCGGTTTTGCGCGTGTCCGCTGGCAGGGGAGATGTGCCTGTTGTTTATATCAATGGGGGGACGCACGGCGATGAACCGGCTGGTGTGGAGGCTGCGCTGGCTTTTTTGGAGGGGGGGTGGGAGCGCTGGGCTGGTAAGGTGCGTTTTGAAGTTATTCCGTGTTTGTGCCCGTGGAGCTATGTTCACAATGCGCGGCTCAATGCACAGGAGGTGGATGTGAATTGGGCGTTTTTGCGCGATGATGTGCCCGAGATTGAGATTTTGAAGGGGTTTGTGGAAGGACGGGTTTTTGCAGGTGTGATCGATTTGCACGAGGATTGGGAGAGTTCGGGGTTTTATTTGTACGAGATGTTTGGGGTTCGAGAATCCCTGGGGCGGGCGATGGTGGCGCGGGTGGCGCAGGTGTGTCCGATTAACGAGAATGCCGAGATTGAGGGTGAGGTTGCGGTCAATGGGGTGATTCATCCCAATATGGATGTGTCGAGGCGGAAATATGGGGAGGGTATTCCCATTGCTTTGTATCAGAGAGGCCATACTGGGCATCTGGTGACGTCAGAAAGCCCGACAGCACAGCCGATGGATGTGCGCGTTGCAGCGCATCTGGCAGCTATTGAGGTGATGGTGGAGGCTAATGCGAGGGATTTTTAG